A genomic region of Hydrogenovibrio crunogenus contains the following coding sequences:
- a CDS encoding GGDEF domain-containing response regulator, translated as MNILIVDPSKSYREVVKQILSNDDVKVIEAKSGQEAFTYLKHKTPSAISIAHELGDMDSFKFLKKVNLNTILCNVPKFLLTSNASKEFKREAYDAGFTEIFVKSDFPTLKRALKSLMLYATMHISAKVLYVEDTQSTADYTSHIMYSAGWEVDHVKSGEAAAELLDKRKGHYDLVVTDLVLEGNVSGIGLINLIRQGHESIRDIPILAVSGWNDLLRQVYVLKHGAGDFIAKPFHETDFLARAINLILNKKQLDTVKTAKKALYLKANIDAATGLNNRHYLEEYGEKMVADSCNRNEGITLALVDIDHFKSVNDSLGHATGDAVLKQVSSLVKSHCHSNDLVVRYGGDELLILMTDVDQTMAAERLEVIRAEVARLNPVNVPVTVTIGATACDKKNKPELMQLLRSQNGDADNVSVDLKTLFKAADDSLYMAKQSGRDQVCVNSLMDVEHSE; from the coding sequence ATGAATATTTTAATTGTGGATCCGTCCAAAAGTTATCGGGAAGTTGTCAAACAAATCTTGTCGAACGATGATGTGAAAGTCATTGAAGCAAAAAGCGGCCAAGAAGCTTTTACTTATTTAAAACATAAAACCCCAAGTGCGATCAGCATCGCTCATGAACTGGGGGATATGGACAGCTTTAAGTTTTTAAAAAAGGTCAATTTAAATACCATTTTATGTAATGTTCCGAAGTTTTTATTAACTTCTAATGCCTCGAAAGAATTTAAAAGAGAAGCTTATGATGCTGGTTTTACAGAGATTTTTGTAAAATCTGATTTCCCAACCTTAAAGCGTGCGTTAAAAAGTTTGATGTTATATGCAACGATGCATATTTCGGCGAAGGTGTTATATGTAGAAGATACGCAAAGCACGGCAGATTACACCAGCCATATTATGTATTCAGCAGGCTGGGAAGTCGATCATGTTAAAAGTGGCGAAGCGGCAGCCGAGTTGCTGGATAAGCGTAAAGGGCATTACGATTTAGTGGTTACCGACCTGGTTTTGGAAGGTAATGTGAGTGGTATCGGCTTGATTAACTTAATTCGACAAGGGCACGAGAGTATTCGCGATATTCCAATACTTGCTGTATCAGGTTGGAATGATTTATTACGGCAGGTTTATGTGCTAAAGCATGGTGCCGGGGATTTTATTGCCAAGCCCTTTCATGAAACAGACTTCTTAGCACGCGCCATTAACTTGATCTTGAATAAAAAACAGTTAGATACCGTAAAAACCGCTAAGAAGGCCTTATACTTAAAAGCGAATATAGATGCCGCTACAGGTTTGAATAATCGTCATTACCTAGAAGAATATGGCGAAAAAATGGTGGCGGATTCATGTAATCGCAATGAAGGGATTACACTTGCGCTGGTTGATATCGATCACTTTAAAAGTGTCAATGACTCATTAGGTCATGCGACAGGGGATGCTGTATTGAAACAGGTTTCAAGCCTGGTAAAAAGCCATTGTCATTCCAATGATCTGGTGGTTCGGTATGGGGGCGATGAGTTATTGATTTTAATGACAGATGTAGATCAAACGATGGCCGCCGAGCGTTTGGAAGTGATTAGAGCAGAGGTAGCTCGATTAAACCCGGTTAATGTGCCTGTGACGGTGACAATTGGTGCGACTGCTTGTGATAAGAAGAATAAACCAGAGCTGATGCAGTTATTGAGAAGCCAAAATGGTGATGCGGACAATGTCAGTGTGGATTTGAAAACTTTATTTAAAGCGGCAGACGATTCGCTTTATATGGCAAAGCAATCAGGTAGGGATCAGGTGTGTGTTAATTCGCTCATGGACGTTGAACACTCAGAATAG
- the infA gene encoding translation initiation factor IF-1 — MSKQDVIEFDGEVIETLPNTMFKVRLENGHEILAHISGRMRKNYIRILAGDKVKVELTPYDLTKGRITYRGK; from the coding sequence ATGTCAAAACAAGATGTTATTGAATTCGACGGCGAAGTGATTGAAACTTTACCGAACACAATGTTCAAAGTCCGTTTAGAGAACGGTCATGAAATTTTAGCGCACATTTCTGGGCGCATGCGTAAAAACTATATTCGTATCTTAGCGGGTGATAAGGTTAAGGTTGAACTAACGCCTTACGACCTAACGAAAGGTCGTATCACTTATCGCGGCAAATAA
- a CDS encoding DnaJ domain-containing protein has product MLNTRYDISKDYFALLGVHHQACDKTIKQAYRKMARRYHPDVSKIHNATEKFQEISEAYEVLTKFKEAYWREFCRMNRQQSRPRYQSNSFRQRTASQPGSQKNKNDYQWRKQRPIRGKDRVITYPLTLRYAIRLLKIGYFYIPGLKVKMKFTRDAFLNKTFRLKGKGYHGLFGGEPGDYLVKFQLKLDSLKWELKGCDIYGTIQVPSTLLVPGMQLDLESPAGSASVTVPKNYSPNDYILVRNMGLPGDEINLPGHLYAKLIAA; this is encoded by the coding sequence ATGTTGAACACTCGTTACGATATTTCAAAAGATTACTTTGCATTATTGGGGGTTCACCACCAAGCTTGCGATAAAACGATCAAGCAAGCCTATCGTAAGATGGCGCGACGCTATCATCCAGATGTTTCTAAAATTCATAATGCCACTGAAAAATTTCAGGAAATTTCAGAAGCTTATGAAGTCCTAACTAAATTCAAAGAGGCCTATTGGCGAGAGTTTTGCAGAATGAACCGCCAGCAGTCTCGTCCGCGTTATCAGTCAAATTCATTTCGGCAACGCACTGCGTCACAACCGGGTTCGCAGAAAAATAAAAACGATTATCAGTGGCGTAAGCAAAGACCGATTCGCGGAAAAGATCGTGTGATTACCTATCCTTTAACACTTCGTTATGCTATTCGATTATTAAAAATCGGCTATTTCTATATCCCGGGTCTTAAGGTCAAAATGAAATTCACTCGTGACGCCTTTCTCAATAAGACGTTTCGTTTAAAAGGAAAAGGGTACCATGGCCTGTTTGGTGGCGAGCCAGGCGATTATTTAGTAAAATTTCAATTGAAGTTGGATTCGTTGAAATGGGAACTGAAAGGGTGTGATATTTATGGCACGATTCAGGTGCCCAGTACGTTGTTGGTTCCCGGGATGCAATTGGATTTAGAATCACCTGCCGGGAGCGCGAGTGTAACGGTTCCCAAAAACTACTCACCGAATGACTATATTTTAGTCCGAAATATGGGGCTGCCCGGGGATGAAATTAATTTGCCTGGTCACCTGTATGCAAAATTGATTGCTGCTTAA
- the clpS gene encoding ATP-dependent Clp protease adapter ClpS — translation MPSQPFQDDGVVLETARPKVKPPKRYQVVLLNDDFTPMDFVVDVLTRFFGMDEAKANTVMLAVHTKGKGTCGVYSREVAEMKVMQVNQYAREHQHPLQCEMEVV, via the coding sequence ATGCCAAGCCAGCCTTTTCAAGATGATGGTGTTGTTTTAGAGACGGCCAGACCCAAAGTTAAGCCGCCAAAGCGTTACCAAGTCGTTTTGTTAAATGATGACTTTACTCCGATGGACTTTGTTGTGGATGTGCTGACTCGTTTTTTTGGAATGGATGAAGCAAAAGCCAATACGGTTATGTTAGCGGTGCATACGAAAGGAAAAGGAACGTGTGGTGTTTATAGTCGAGAAGTGGCTGAAATGAAAGTCATGCAAGTGAATCAATATGCCAGAGAACACCAACACCCTCTGCAGTGTGAAATGGAGGTGGTTTAA
- a CDS encoding PhnA domain-containing protein: MTIEQSLLDRSGSKCELCGSEEQLSTYEVPPSDGSTDQTIVVCQTCKNQIGEPDTMDANHWRCLNDSMWSPVPAVQVMAYRLLNALRAEGWPQDLLDMMYLEDETKAWAEAGMPDEDEETIIHKDSNGTILQEGDDVTLIKDLDVKGAGFTAKRGTLVKNIHLTDNPLHIEGKVNGTQIVLVAAFLKKA, encoded by the coding sequence ATGACGATTGAACAAAGCCTATTGGATAGAAGCGGCTCTAAATGTGAACTATGTGGCTCTGAAGAACAATTAAGCACTTATGAAGTCCCTCCTTCAGATGGCTCAACAGATCAAACAATTGTGGTCTGTCAAACATGTAAAAACCAGATTGGAGAGCCTGACACTATGGACGCAAATCACTGGCGCTGTTTGAATGACAGCATGTGGTCTCCTGTTCCTGCTGTTCAAGTCATGGCTTACCGTTTATTGAATGCACTTCGTGCAGAAGGCTGGCCACAAGACCTTTTAGACATGATGTATTTAGAAGATGAAACCAAAGCCTGGGCTGAAGCCGGCATGCCAGACGAAGATGAAGAGACCATTATCCATAAAGACAGCAACGGTACGATTCTACAAGAAGGCGATGATGTCACTTTAATCAAGGATTTAGATGTAAAAGGTGCAGGATTCACTGCCAAACGCGGCACCTTGGTGAAGAATATTCACTTGACTGACAACCCTCTTCACATCGAAGGAAAAGTCAACGGAACACAGATCGTTCTAGTGGCTGCTTTTTTAAAGAAAGCTTAA
- the dnaE gene encoding DNA polymerase III subunit alpha, translating to MSQFVHLHVHSEYSVVDSTIRVKSAISLAQKSQQPALALTDQMNMFALVKFYTAAMDAGIKPIIGSDLLIEAEDGNVFTVVCLCQNDQGYLNLSHLISMAYLKNQKVVQNDMKALIKQEWLAEFNEGLIILSGGKDGDVGQAILAEKPNLAAKRVSWWASYFPDRFYLELIRTGRNKEELYIAGAVDVAQRYELPVVATNDIRFEQAEDFDAHEVRVCIHDGYILDDPNRPKRYSEEQYYRSSEEMVELFEDIPEAIENTVEIAKRCNVSLTLGTYFLPDFPVPEGLTLDEYFILESQKGLDERLNFLFGDLPSDAFTEKRKAYDDRLKFELDIITQMGFPGYFFIVADFIQWGKNHQVPVGPGRGSGAGSLVAYALKITDLDPLEYDLLFERFLNPERVSMPDFDVDFCMERRDEVIDYVAREYGQDHVSQIVTFGTMAAKAVVRDVGRVLGNGYGMVDSIAKLIPNDLGIKLQGALDQEEQLQERYDNEEDVRLLIDLALKLEGTVRNTGKHAGGVVIGPKPLDHFCPVLCEPDGSSVVTQLDKNDVETAGLVKFDFLGLRTLTIIDWALHFINEGKQQGEEGFVEIERIPLDDAETFDLIKTGKTTGVFQLESSGMQNLIVRLRPDCFEDIIALVALFRPGPLESGMVDNFIARKHGKEKVSYPDAQYQHDSLKTILEPTYGVILYQEQVMQIAQVLAGYTLGGADMLRRAMGKKKPEEMAKQRSIFKEGAIKNNVDGDLAMKIFDLVEKFAGYGFNKSHSAAYALVSYQSAWLKTHYPAEFMAAQISSDMDNTDKVVHMVNECYAMGIEVAQPSINEGEIHFKAIRGQKAVRYGLGAIKGVGESALEGIVAERKQNGPYQDLFDFCLRVTRKVNKRVIEALISAGAMDCIHDNRQAMLDSVGMALQKAEQKQKDEEAGQTDLFGDVTSFEAENESKLVDVPEMPEKLRLKGEKDVLGLYMTGHPIEIYREELDKMVEQKLSALRPEKWNKKWAAGLIVEARNKVTRNGSRMGFLAIDDQTARLDVVLRPAVFEACRDILIPDTVILVYGEVAEDTFNGGIKLDAEQVVTLAESRAEKARAIKLFADDSLAVNRIQELSTVLTHYSSEEGLPLVIDYQNGDARAQMITEDGVTFFPDDELLEVLRGNGWRPEVVI from the coding sequence ATGTCTCAATTTGTACATCTTCATGTCCATTCAGAATATTCGGTAGTCGATTCGACTATTCGAGTGAAGTCCGCTATCTCTCTTGCCCAAAAAAGTCAGCAACCCGCGTTGGCATTAACCGACCAGATGAATATGTTTGCTTTGGTTAAATTTTATACGGCCGCGATGGATGCGGGTATTAAGCCGATTATAGGCTCTGATTTATTGATTGAGGCTGAGGACGGGAACGTTTTTACAGTTGTTTGTTTGTGCCAAAACGACCAAGGTTACCTGAACCTGTCCCATCTGATTTCAATGGCTTATCTCAAGAACCAAAAAGTGGTTCAAAACGATATGAAGGCATTAATCAAACAAGAATGGTTGGCTGAATTCAACGAAGGCCTGATTATTTTATCAGGCGGTAAGGATGGTGATGTGGGTCAAGCCATTTTGGCTGAAAAGCCAAATTTAGCTGCTAAAAGAGTCAGTTGGTGGGCTTCTTATTTCCCGGACCGTTTTTATTTGGAGTTGATTCGTACTGGGCGAAATAAGGAAGAACTTTATATTGCTGGTGCGGTGGATGTTGCTCAACGATATGAGTTACCGGTGGTGGCTACCAATGATATCCGTTTTGAACAGGCGGAAGACTTTGATGCTCATGAAGTACGAGTATGTATTCATGATGGCTATATTTTGGATGATCCGAATCGTCCAAAACGATATTCAGAAGAGCAGTATTATCGTAGTTCGGAAGAAATGGTTGAGTTATTTGAAGATATTCCAGAAGCCATCGAGAACACGGTAGAGATTGCTAAGCGTTGTAATGTCTCTCTGACACTGGGCACTTATTTTCTACCGGATTTCCCTGTGCCAGAAGGGTTGACGCTGGATGAGTACTTTATTTTAGAATCTCAAAAAGGCTTGGATGAGCGTTTGAACTTTTTGTTTGGTGATTTGCCATCTGACGCATTCACTGAAAAACGCAAAGCTTATGATGACCGACTTAAATTTGAGTTGGATATTATCACGCAAATGGGGTTCCCTGGTTATTTCTTTATCGTTGCCGACTTTATCCAATGGGGGAAAAACCACCAGGTTCCGGTGGGTCCGGGGCGTGGGTCCGGGGCTGGGTCATTAGTGGCTTATGCATTAAAGATTACCGATTTGGATCCGCTGGAATATGACTTACTCTTCGAACGTTTCTTGAATCCGGAAAGGGTTTCCATGCCCGATTTTGATGTTGATTTCTGTATGGAGCGTCGTGATGAGGTCATTGATTACGTCGCTCGTGAATATGGTCAGGATCATGTATCTCAGATTGTCACGTTTGGAACCATGGCGGCTAAGGCGGTCGTCAGAGATGTTGGCCGTGTACTTGGGAATGGTTATGGCATGGTGGACAGTATTGCCAAACTGATTCCAAACGATTTAGGGATCAAACTTCAAGGTGCACTGGATCAAGAAGAGCAGCTACAAGAACGCTATGATAATGAAGAAGATGTTCGTCTTTTGATCGATTTGGCTTTGAAGCTGGAAGGCACGGTTCGTAATACTGGGAAGCATGCCGGAGGGGTGGTGATTGGCCCTAAACCTTTAGACCATTTCTGTCCGGTGTTGTGCGAACCTGATGGCAGCAGTGTGGTTACTCAGCTTGATAAAAATGATGTTGAAACGGCAGGCCTGGTCAAATTTGACTTCCTCGGGTTGAGAACTCTGACTATTATTGATTGGGCACTACACTTTATCAATGAAGGGAAGCAACAAGGGGAGGAAGGCTTTGTTGAAATTGAACGGATTCCATTGGATGATGCGGAAACGTTTGATTTAATTAAAACTGGTAAAACGACAGGGGTCTTCCAGTTAGAATCTTCCGGAATGCAAAACCTGATTGTTCGTTTACGTCCGGATTGCTTTGAAGACATTATCGCTTTGGTGGCACTATTCCGTCCTGGTCCGCTTGAATCGGGCATGGTGGATAACTTTATTGCGCGTAAGCATGGTAAAGAAAAAGTGTCTTATCCAGATGCACAATATCAACATGATTCTTTAAAAACCATCCTAGAACCCACTTATGGAGTTATCTTGTACCAAGAGCAAGTCATGCAGATTGCTCAGGTCCTAGCCGGCTATACGCTGGGTGGTGCCGATATGCTTCGTCGAGCCATGGGGAAGAAAAAACCTGAAGAAATGGCGAAGCAGCGCTCTATTTTTAAAGAAGGAGCGATCAAAAATAACGTCGATGGCGACCTGGCCATGAAAATTTTTGACTTGGTAGAAAAGTTCGCTGGATATGGGTTCAACAAATCTCACTCGGCTGCTTATGCGTTGGTTTCTTATCAATCTGCCTGGTTGAAAACGCATTATCCTGCTGAGTTTATGGCGGCGCAGATTTCCTCTGATATGGATAACACCGATAAAGTGGTTCATATGGTCAATGAGTGTTATGCCATGGGGATTGAAGTGGCGCAACCTAGCATTAATGAAGGCGAAATTCACTTTAAAGCCATTCGCGGGCAAAAAGCGGTCCGTTATGGATTGGGCGCCATAAAAGGTGTCGGGGAATCGGCTTTAGAAGGCATTGTTGCTGAGCGTAAACAAAATGGCCCTTATCAGGATTTATTTGATTTTTGTTTACGTGTGACACGAAAAGTGAATAAGCGCGTGATTGAAGCGTTGATTTCTGCCGGAGCGATGGATTGTATTCATGATAATCGCCAGGCAATGCTAGACAGTGTCGGTATGGCATTGCAAAAAGCTGAGCAAAAACAAAAAGATGAAGAAGCTGGTCAAACGGATTTGTTTGGTGATGTCACTTCTTTTGAGGCCGAAAACGAGTCGAAGTTGGTGGATGTTCCTGAAATGCCTGAAAAGCTCCGTTTGAAAGGCGAAAAGGATGTGTTGGGGCTTTATATGACCGGCCACCCAATTGAAATTTATCGGGAAGAACTGGATAAGATGGTTGAGCAGAAACTGTCTGCACTGCGGCCCGAAAAGTGGAATAAAAAATGGGCAGCGGGTCTGATTGTGGAAGCACGCAATAAAGTCACTAGAAACGGGAGTCGAATGGGCTTTCTTGCGATAGATGACCAAACAGCACGTTTGGACGTGGTGTTAAGACCGGCTGTGTTTGAGGCTTGTCGTGACATTTTAATTCCAGATACCGTTATTCTGGTTTATGGTGAGGTAGCGGAAGATACCTTTAATGGCGGTATTAAGCTGGATGCCGAGCAAGTTGTGACATTAGCAGAATCCAGAGCAGAAAAAGCCAGAGCGATAAAACTTTTCGCAGACGACTCTTTGGCTGTCAATCGAATTCAAGAATTATCAACCGTGCTGACGCATTACTCTTCGGAAGAAGGGTTGCCACTTGTGATTGATTATCAAAATGGTGACGCACGCGCGCAAATGATTACGGAAGACGGGGTGACTTTCTTTCCTGATGATGAGCTGTTAGAGGTTTTGAGAGGAAATGGATGGCGTCCTGAGGTGGTTATTTAA
- the clpA gene encoding ATP-dependent Clp protease ATP-binding subunit ClpA has product MLSKELQLTLSNAFSLANEYEHEYVTLEHLLLELLGLPSVREAIEACGVKLTTVESELEKYLDSEAAGIKTEELLPTMAFQRVIERAIYLVQSNGYTEVTGLHVLASIFSEQDSHAVYVLESCGVHRVDILSYISHGVTAQQQEDFLTSSPSEESIEDAEVGESENNPITNYSVNLNEEVEMGRIDPIIGREWELTRTLEVLSRRRKNNPLLVGEPGVGKTAVAEGLAHRIVEKKVPEQLLDAEIFSLDMGALLAGTRYRGDFEKRFKALLKALEERSHAILFIDEIHTIVGAGAVQGGAMDASNLMKPALSSGKLRCVGATTYEEYRGIFEKDRALARRFQKIDVHEPTTQETFEILKGLKSQFESHHHVKYTLPALKMAVDLSARYINDRHLPDKAIDVIDEAGAKQALMPKSKRKKQISVAEIQQIVANIARIPVSQITQKEKDKLMNLEESLQRVVFGQDEAVHSVVSAIKLARSGLNDGDRPTASFLFAGPTGVGKTELTQQLAKHLDVELLRYDMSEYMERHSVSRLIGAPPGYVGFDQGGLLTEAVNKHPHSVVLLDEIEKAHPDVFNLLLQVMDNGTLTDNNGRKADFRNVILIMTSNVGAEAASRASIGFAVQDHSMDFQGELKKVFTPEFRNRLDGVVQFNRLSPEVMNSVVNKFIYALENSLQDKKVSIKLTTSARKWLAKEGYDPFMGARPMSRLVQEKIKQPLAEMLLFGELQSGGEVVIDADESGIVLHAEELV; this is encoded by the coding sequence ATGTTAAGTAAAGAATTACAGCTCACTCTCAGTAATGCCTTTAGTTTGGCAAATGAGTATGAGCATGAGTATGTCACTCTGGAGCACTTGTTATTAGAGTTGCTTGGGTTGCCCTCTGTGCGAGAAGCAATAGAAGCGTGTGGCGTGAAACTGACCACTGTTGAATCTGAACTAGAGAAGTATCTTGATAGTGAAGCAGCGGGTATCAAGACAGAAGAATTATTGCCTACGATGGCTTTCCAACGCGTGATTGAGCGCGCGATTTATTTAGTGCAGTCAAATGGTTATACCGAAGTCACGGGCTTGCATGTTCTGGCATCGATTTTCTCGGAACAGGATTCTCACGCTGTTTATGTTTTGGAAAGCTGCGGAGTTCACCGTGTCGATATATTGAGTTATATCTCACATGGGGTAACGGCGCAGCAACAAGAAGATTTTTTGACGTCTTCTCCCTCTGAAGAGTCAATTGAAGATGCGGAAGTCGGTGAGTCTGAAAATAACCCCATTACCAATTACAGTGTTAATCTCAATGAAGAAGTTGAAATGGGACGCATTGACCCAATTATCGGGCGCGAATGGGAATTGACGCGTACATTAGAGGTTTTGAGTCGACGTCGTAAAAACAACCCCTTGTTGGTTGGTGAGCCAGGGGTGGGTAAAACCGCTGTGGCAGAAGGATTGGCACACCGTATTGTTGAAAAGAAAGTGCCTGAGCAGTTGCTGGATGCTGAGATTTTCAGTTTGGACATGGGCGCTTTACTGGCAGGAACACGTTATCGAGGGGATTTTGAAAAGCGTTTCAAGGCCTTGCTAAAAGCTCTGGAAGAACGATCCCATGCGATTTTGTTTATTGATGAAATTCATACCATTGTCGGGGCCGGTGCCGTACAAGGTGGAGCAATGGATGCGTCTAACTTGATGAAGCCGGCATTGTCATCGGGTAAATTACGCTGTGTTGGCGCAACAACGTATGAAGAATATCGGGGAATATTTGAAAAAGACCGTGCTTTGGCGCGTCGTTTCCAGAAAATTGATGTACATGAGCCGACTACCCAAGAAACGTTTGAAATCTTAAAAGGTTTGAAATCGCAATTCGAAAGTCATCATCATGTGAAATACACGTTACCGGCATTAAAAATGGCAGTGGATTTATCGGCGCGTTACATTAATGACCGTCATTTACCCGATAAAGCGATTGATGTGATTGATGAAGCCGGTGCGAAACAAGCATTGATGCCGAAAAGTAAACGTAAAAAACAAATTTCTGTGGCTGAGATTCAGCAAATTGTAGCGAATATTGCGCGTATTCCTGTGTCTCAGATTACTCAGAAAGAAAAAGACAAATTAATGAACCTGGAAGAAAGTCTACAACGTGTGGTCTTTGGGCAGGATGAAGCAGTGCACAGCGTTGTCTCGGCCATTAAGCTGGCTCGATCAGGTTTGAATGATGGAGACCGCCCAACAGCTTCTTTCTTGTTTGCTGGCCCGACTGGGGTGGGGAAAACAGAATTGACACAGCAATTGGCGAAACACCTTGATGTTGAGCTGTTGCGATATGATATGTCTGAATACATGGAACGCCATTCTGTTTCGCGACTGATTGGTGCGCCACCGGGGTATGTCGGGTTTGATCAAGGCGGTTTGTTAACAGAGGCTGTTAACAAACATCCGCATTCCGTTGTTTTACTTGATGAGATCGAGAAAGCACACCCTGATGTCTTTAACTTGCTGTTGCAGGTGATGGATAACGGTACCTTGACAGATAATAATGGTCGTAAAGCTGATTTTAGAAATGTTATTTTGATTATGACCTCGAATGTCGGGGCGGAAGCTGCATCAAGAGCCAGCATCGGCTTTGCCGTACAGGATCATAGTATGGATTTTCAGGGCGAGTTGAAAAAAGTCTTCACTCCTGAGTTCCGCAATCGTTTGGATGGCGTGGTTCAGTTTAATCGCTTGTCACCAGAAGTAATGAATTCAGTGGTTAATAAGTTTATTTATGCGCTTGAAAACAGTTTGCAAGACAAAAAAGTTTCAATCAAGTTAACGACTTCTGCTCGCAAGTGGTTAGCGAAAGAGGGATATGATCCATTTATGGGTGCCAGACCAATGTCTCGCTTAGTTCAAGAAAAGATTAAACAACCATTAGCAGAGATGCTGTTGTTTGGTGAGTTGCAATCTGGCGGAGAAGTGGTGATTGATGCCGACGAATCCGGCATAGTGTTGCATGCTGAGGAATTGGTTTAG
- the aat gene encoding leucyl/phenylalanyl-tRNA--protein transferase, with translation MSEPIHQPFWLDSKPVVFPPTHLAMTEPDGLLAVGGDLTPEWLLNAYHKGIFPWFNEDDPILWWTPNPRSVLFIDSLKVRRSLIKTIRKQKFTITLDQQFENVMRQCATIERHDQDGTWISEDMLSAYGQLHKSGHAHSVEVWEDNQLVGGLYGVAIGKVFFGESMFSKKPDASKIALVALCQQLKAWGFRIIDTQMETPHLRSLGATLISREYFESILKQETHKDFPPKLWQLEVNWQKPFLAEHVSNKTNQSNP, from the coding sequence ATGTCTGAACCGATTCATCAACCTTTTTGGCTTGATAGCAAGCCTGTTGTTTTCCCGCCAACCCATCTTGCCATGACAGAACCGGATGGCCTCCTCGCTGTAGGAGGCGATTTAACACCAGAATGGTTACTCAATGCTTACCATAAAGGTATTTTTCCATGGTTTAATGAAGATGACCCAATACTTTGGTGGACGCCAAACCCAAGGTCTGTGTTGTTCATAGATTCCCTCAAAGTCAGGCGCAGCTTAATCAAAACCATCAGAAAGCAAAAATTCACAATCACACTTGATCAACAGTTTGAAAACGTTATGCGCCAATGCGCCACCATTGAGCGCCACGACCAGGATGGTACCTGGATTTCTGAGGACATGTTATCAGCCTACGGTCAACTTCATAAAAGCGGACATGCGCATTCTGTTGAGGTCTGGGAAGATAATCAGCTGGTTGGTGGCCTTTATGGCGTTGCGATTGGAAAGGTGTTTTTTGGAGAATCCATGTTTTCAAAAAAACCGGATGCATCTAAAATTGCCTTAGTCGCTTTATGCCAACAACTCAAAGCTTGGGGGTTTCGCATAATCGATACTCAAATGGAAACACCGCACTTAAGATCACTTGGAGCCACTCTCATTTCTAGAGAGTATTTTGAGTCGATTCTGAAACAAGAAACCCATAAGGACTTTCCTCCGAAATTATGGCAGCTAGAGGTAAACTGGCAAAAACCTTTTCTAGCAGAACACGTTTCGAACAAAACCAACCAATCTAACCCTTAA
- a CDS encoding alpha-L-glutamate ligase-like protein, translated as MFKWISPRRLNEIGILGMNGRNIDYIGRYNDRSLYPLVDNKFKTKQMAQKYKVIAPKLHGVIEHQYEVKTLVNLLANKEGFAIKPARGSGGKGILVITGRKGDCFVRASGKEMTLESIERHVTNVLAGLYSLAGAPDVALIEDLIQADPLFDKYSYQGVPDIRIIVFKGYPVMAMLRLSTRVSDGKANFHQGAVGVGLDMATGKAAYAVQFEKRLEHHPDTGQVLNDIEIPNWSDLLLLAAKCYDMIGLGYLGADIVLDKDKGPMLLELNARPGLSIQLANGKGLLPRLRQVEALEETHMNAEDRVAYVLKSLK; from the coding sequence ATGTTCAAGTGGATTAGCCCCCGCCGTTTGAATGAAATCGGTATTTTGGGAATGAATGGCCGAAACATCGATTATATCGGTCGTTATAATGACCGTTCTCTTTACCCTTTGGTGGACAATAAGTTCAAAACCAAGCAAATGGCGCAGAAATATAAAGTCATTGCACCGAAACTGCATGGTGTGATCGAGCACCAATATGAAGTAAAAACATTGGTGAATTTGTTGGCCAATAAAGAAGGGTTTGCAATTAAACCAGCACGAGGGTCAGGAGGAAAGGGCATATTAGTGATCACTGGCCGAAAAGGGGATTGCTTTGTGCGTGCTTCTGGCAAAGAAATGACGTTAGAGAGTATTGAGCGCCATGTGACTAATGTTCTTGCTGGGCTCTATTCCTTAGCGGGTGCACCGGATGTGGCGTTGATCGAAGACTTGATTCAGGCGGATCCTTTATTTGATAAATATTCCTACCAAGGGGTGCCTGACATTCGTATTATCGTCTTTAAAGGGTATCCGGTTATGGCAATGTTACGCCTGTCCACAAGAGTCTCTGACGGTAAAGCCAATTTTCACCAAGGTGCGGTGGGGGTTGGGTTGGATATGGCAACTGGCAAAGCAGCTTATGCTGTTCAGTTTGAAAAACGATTAGAGCATCATCCTGATACGGGACAGGTGTTGAATGATATTGAAATTCCAAACTGGTCTGATTTATTATTGCTAGCCGCTAAATGCTATGACATGATTGGACTGGGATATCTGGGAGCAGATATTGTCCTCGACAAAGATAAGGGACCCATGTTGCTGGAGTTAAATGCGCGGCCAGGCTTATCTATTCAGCTTGCTAATGGAAAAGGACTGCTCCCCAGATTGCGCCAAGTTGAAGCGTTAGAAGAAACACATATGAACGCAGAAGACCGTGTGGCTTATGTTTTGAAGTCATTGAAGTAA